From Thermus albus, one genomic window encodes:
- a CDS encoding branched-chain amino acid ABC transporter permease, with amino-acid sequence MKGFGHFPLILLFLLLFALLPFLPFGVWQAFLLDVGFFVLLFTALALSWDLVARTGQLSLAHGAFFGLGAYSAGLLAPQVGTLPALLLGALTAGAGALVLGSVTLRLHGLYFAIASLAFSEVLRTLTLKLPFTGGPIGLPVPPPFAGTWPLAAYYLGLGVLLLATALSLWAEKSSFRLAQAATRQSEAVARVLGVRVVRVKLWSLLLGSLVAGLAGGVYGMKTLFLSPYDAFSLGRAVEALVIPIFGGLYTTLGPLVGGVVLVSLEQALRLWIKEGYLVVYGAILILVILFLPRGLVGILGRRRG; translated from the coding sequence ATGAAGGGCTTTGGCCACTTCCCCTTGATCCTCCTCTTCCTCCTCCTCTTTGCCCTGCTACCTTTTCTTCCCTTCGGGGTTTGGCAGGCCTTTCTCCTGGACGTGGGCTTTTTCGTCCTCCTCTTCACCGCCCTGGCCCTTTCCTGGGACTTGGTGGCCCGGACGGGTCAGCTTTCCCTAGCCCACGGAGCGTTCTTTGGCTTGGGGGCGTATAGCGCCGGGCTTCTAGCTCCGCAAGTGGGTACCCTTCCCGCTCTCCTCTTGGGGGCCCTGACAGCGGGAGCCGGGGCCCTCGTCCTAGGGTCGGTGACCCTCCGCCTCCACGGCCTGTACTTCGCCATTGCCAGCCTGGCCTTCAGCGAGGTGTTGCGCACGCTTACCCTGAAGTTACCCTTTACTGGGGGACCCATAGGCCTCCCTGTGCCGCCTCCTTTTGCGGGAACCTGGCCTTTGGCCGCTTACTACCTGGGCCTCGGTGTTCTCCTCCTGGCCACGGCCCTAAGCCTTTGGGCGGAAAAGAGTTCATTTCGCCTTGCTCAAGCCGCCACCCGACAATCGGAGGCCGTGGCCCGGGTTTTAGGGGTGCGGGTGGTCCGGGTAAAACTTTGGTCCTTGCTCCTGGGGAGTTTGGTTGCCGGGCTTGCGGGTGGCGTCTACGGGATGAAGACCCTATTTCTCTCCCCTTACGATGCCTTTAGCCTGGGAAGGGCCGTGGAAGCCTTGGTCATCCCCATTTTTGGCGGCCTCTACACCACCTTGGGGCCCCTGGTGGGCGGGGTGGTGTTGGTAAGCCTCGAGCAGGCCCTCAGGCTTTGGATCAAAGAGGGTTACCTGGTGGTCTACGGAGCCATCCTCATCTTGGTCATTCTCTTTCTCCCCCGCGGACTGGTGGGGATACTGGGGAGGCGCCGTGGGTAA
- a CDS encoding branched-chain amino acid ABC transporter permease, with the protein MELLLQTLLNGLLMSGVYALVATGLALSLGVVGIVNFAHGEFLMMGAFLSYLLFAHRGMDPLLSLGFAFLAAFMVGALTYQGLIRPVLRAAELNQMLLTFGLSILLQNLALLLFGADTRVVAPPYQATTLSLGPFFLGAVPFGAFLLSLAILLMLQVFLTRSRFGLAMRAVSQNRLAPGLLGIEADRIYLLAFGLAAALAGVAGVMLSVMLYASPTVGFVFTLKSFAIVALAGLGNLKGVVPAALVLATAEALVSTYLPGGGGLVEAVFFLVLFLALVGRAWRKA; encoded by the coding sequence ATGGAGCTCCTGCTGCAAACCCTCCTAAACGGCCTCCTCATGAGCGGGGTCTACGCCCTGGTGGCCACAGGTCTGGCCCTTTCCCTGGGGGTGGTGGGGATCGTCAACTTCGCTCACGGAGAGTTCCTGATGATGGGCGCCTTTCTCTCCTACCTGCTTTTCGCCCACCGGGGGATGGATCCCCTCCTCTCCTTGGGTTTTGCCTTCCTCGCGGCTTTCATGGTGGGTGCCCTGACCTACCAAGGCTTGATCCGGCCGGTGTTGCGGGCCGCGGAACTCAACCAGATGCTCCTTACCTTTGGCCTATCCATCCTCCTGCAAAACCTCGCCCTCCTCCTATTTGGGGCCGACACCCGGGTGGTGGCCCCGCCTTACCAGGCCACCACCCTCTCCTTGGGTCCCTTTTTTCTGGGGGCTGTGCCCTTTGGGGCTTTCTTGCTTTCCCTTGCCATCCTCCTAATGCTCCAGGTCTTCCTTACCCGAAGCCGATTCGGCCTAGCCATGCGGGCCGTGTCCCAAAACCGCTTAGCCCCTGGCCTTTTGGGCATCGAAGCGGATAGGATCTACCTTCTGGCCTTTGGCCTTGCCGCTGCCCTAGCCGGGGTAGCCGGGGTGATGTTATCGGTGATGCTTTACGCCAGCCCCACCGTGGGTTTCGTCTTCACCCTGAAGTCCTTCGCCATCGTGGCCCTAGCCGGACTCGGCAACCTCAAGGGGGTGGTACCCGCTGCTCTCGTTCTAGCCACGGCCGAGGCCCTGGTAAGTACCTATCTACCGGGAGGAGGCGGGCTTGTGGAAGCGGTCTTCTTTCTGGTCCTGTTTCTAGCCCTAGTGGGCCGGGCCTGGAGGAAGGCATGA
- a CDS encoding ABC transporter substrate-binding protein — translation MRKAVGFLVLLAGLAWAQVPLRVGVILPLSGASAVSGKAALNGIQLAADEANAAGKVRLELVVVDDGTDPAKAVPAFTKLMTVDKVDIVIGGLASGVTFALSGPVKQYSPLFLVVGAASSVVEQAFEGYPLFFHYHPWDYHNVAAALQFFQYLSREHGAKKVAILYEDGPFGSAGIGVYKQQLEKLGYQVQAEPFKAGSGQFTAILTRFRAFAPDILYWIGYDVDALPIATQARQVGLRPKLIYGAPPSWPIGFEKNPLSNDIAGMTAWLPTVANPESRRFVEAYRKKFGEVTEEYMAPMGYTIVRSLALATEKAGSTDKNRIAEALAGLKMPTPFGLLSFKPSDTGRTKYQGFGPEIWFQFQYLQGSRRPVFPKEVATRPLRYPGEYYLR, via the coding sequence ATGCGAAAAGCTGTGGGATTTTTGGTGCTCCTAGCAGGTCTGGCTTGGGCCCAGGTCCCCTTGAGGGTGGGGGTCATCCTCCCCCTCTCCGGGGCCTCTGCGGTTTCGGGTAAGGCAGCGCTGAACGGCATCCAGCTGGCCGCTGACGAGGCCAACGCCGCCGGTAAGGTGAGGCTGGAGCTGGTGGTGGTGGACGACGGCACCGACCCTGCCAAGGCGGTTCCTGCCTTCACCAAGCTCATGACCGTGGACAAGGTGGACATCGTGATCGGCGGCCTGGCCAGCGGCGTCACCTTCGCGCTCTCCGGCCCCGTGAAGCAGTACAGCCCCCTCTTCCTGGTTGTCGGAGCCGCCAGCTCGGTGGTGGAGCAGGCCTTTGAGGGATACCCTCTCTTTTTCCACTACCACCCCTGGGACTACCACAACGTGGCCGCCGCTTTGCAGTTCTTCCAGTACCTGAGCCGGGAACACGGAGCCAAGAAGGTGGCCATCCTCTACGAGGATGGGCCCTTCGGCTCCGCAGGCATCGGGGTCTACAAACAGCAGCTGGAAAAACTGGGCTACCAGGTACAGGCGGAACCCTTCAAAGCAGGAAGTGGGCAGTTTACCGCCATCCTGACCCGCTTCCGGGCCTTTGCTCCCGACATCCTCTACTGGATCGGATACGATGTCGACGCTCTACCCATCGCTACCCAGGCAAGGCAGGTGGGGCTCAGGCCCAAGCTCATCTATGGCGCTCCACCCTCCTGGCCCATCGGTTTTGAGAAAAACCCCCTTTCCAATGACATCGCTGGCATGACCGCCTGGTTACCCACGGTGGCCAACCCCGAATCCCGCCGCTTCGTGGAAGCCTACCGCAAGAAGTTCGGGGAAGTCACCGAGGAATATATGGCGCCCATGGGCTATACCATCGTCAGGAGCTTGGCCCTGGCGACGGAGAAGGCCGGTAGCACCGACAAAAACCGCATCGCCGAGGCCTTGGCTGGCCTAAAGATGCCCACGCCCTTTGGCCTCTTGTCCTTCAAGCCCTCGGACACGGGCCGCACCAAGTACCAAGGGTTCGGCCCCGAGATCTGGTTCCAGTTCCAGTATCTCCAGGGAAGCCGTCGGCCCGTTTTCCCCAAGGAAGTGGCCACAAGGCCCTTGCGCTACCCTGGGGAGTACTATCTCCGATAG
- a CDS encoding MaoC family dehydratase translates to MKFKVGDKASYTQTISEAHVALFVGAVGDTNPLHVDEAYAQGSRFGRRIAQGILVAGLISTVIGTKLPGTGAIYLSQTLRFLKPTYLGDTITATATVKGVREREKGGFVLTLDTVCANQRGETVIEGEAVVLYEEPTGGRP, encoded by the coding sequence GTGAAATTCAAGGTGGGGGATAAAGCCAGCTACACCCAGACCATCTCCGAGGCCCACGTGGCCCTCTTCGTGGGAGCTGTGGGGGACACCAATCCCCTGCACGTGGACGAAGCCTATGCCCAAGGAAGCCGCTTTGGCCGGCGCATCGCCCAGGGGATCCTGGTGGCCGGGCTCATCTCCACGGTGATCGGCACCAAGCTGCCGGGAACGGGGGCCATCTACCTCTCCCAGACCCTGCGCTTCCTAAAGCCCACCTACCTGGGGGATACCATCACCGCCACCGCAACGGTGAAGGGAGTGCGGGAAAGGGAAAAGGGGGGATTCGTCCTCACCCTTGACACCGTGTGCGCAAACCAGCGAGGAGAAACGGTTATAGAAGGCGAGGCCGTGGTGCTTTACGAGGAACCTACGGGCGGAAGGCCCTAG
- a CDS encoding alpha/beta fold hydrolase, producing MLSYLESGTGTPVVLVHGNFACKEWWRELLQDPPEGAWLLAPDLPGFGESPVPEDFFPSIPAYAKALTDFLRQKGVEEAILVGHSLGGAVVMEAADEKTPGLVLLNSAPPSGLKTPEAYYPILESYQYNREALSQALAAMAPTRRPPWFSELVEKAQRMHPAHFQGNARALAAWRLERAYPGPVLVIHGAMDPLVNRALAEETAAFFPKGRLLILENIGHSVNLENPGLLKGILEDFLKEVHGEIQGGG from the coding sequence ATGCTTAGCTACTTGGAAAGCGGTACCGGAACCCCGGTGGTTTTAGTCCACGGCAACTTTGCCTGCAAGGAATGGTGGCGGGAACTCTTGCAAGATCCCCCAGAAGGGGCCTGGCTCCTGGCCCCTGACCTGCCGGGCTTTGGTGAAAGCCCAGTTCCTGAGGATTTCTTCCCTTCCATCCCCGCCTACGCCAAAGCCCTTACAGACTTTCTGCGGCAAAAGGGGGTAGAGGAAGCCATCCTGGTGGGTCACTCCCTAGGGGGTGCGGTGGTTATGGAAGCGGCGGACGAGAAGACACCGGGGCTGGTCCTCCTCAACTCCGCCCCACCCTCGGGGTTGAAAACCCCAGAAGCCTATTACCCTATCCTGGAAAGCTACCAGTACAACCGGGAAGCCCTGTCCCAGGCCCTAGCTGCCATGGCCCCCACCCGTAGACCCCCCTGGTTCTCCGAGCTGGTGGAGAAAGCGCAAAGGATGCACCCCGCCCACTTCCAGGGCAATGCCCGGGCCCTGGCGGCGTGGCGGCTGGAAAGGGCGTACCCGGGGCCAGTTCTGGTGATCCACGGCGCCATGGACCCCCTCGTGAACCGGGCCCTGGCCGAGGAAACGGCGGCTTTCTTCCCCAAAGGTAGGCTTTTGATTCTAGAAAACATAGGCCACTCAGTGAATCTGGAAAATCCCGGGTTGCTAAAAGGCATCTTAGAGGACTTCCTCAAGGAGGTGCACGGTGAAATTCAAGGTGGGGGATAA
- a CDS encoding alpha/beta fold hydrolase, translating into MARLRYRVEGRGPKVVLLNGIFQRLESWDPVLPHLEGYTVLRYDMRGQGESEAPEGFYTPEVHAQDLLGLLEELGWEDATLVGLSNGGIVALKAALLAPHRFRGLVLACTTPYLDPALRAKVESWLYALRAGGTPLRLRVALPWVFGAHFLNTHPDLLEEEGLASLMAQSPNEKAQERLLLGFLALQDLRPELPRLALPALVLYGEEDLLFPKPYAQALAEALRAELQALPTGHAASLEDPPAFARAVRQFLEAVHA; encoded by the coding sequence ATGGCCAGGCTTAGATACCGCGTAGAAGGCAGAGGTCCCAAGGTGGTTCTTCTCAATGGGATCTTCCAACGCCTGGAGAGCTGGGATCCCGTGCTGCCCCACCTCGAGGGCTACACCGTCCTCCGCTACGACATGCGGGGCCAAGGGGAAAGCGAGGCCCCAGAGGGTTTCTACACCCCAGAGGTCCACGCCCAGGACCTCCTCGGGCTCCTCGAGGAGCTGGGCTGGGAAGACGCCACCTTAGTGGGCCTTTCCAATGGGGGGATCGTGGCCTTAAAGGCCGCCCTCCTGGCCCCTCATCGCTTCCGGGGGCTGGTTCTGGCCTGCACCACCCCTTACCTGGACCCCGCCTTAAGGGCCAAGGTGGAGAGCTGGCTTTACGCCCTTAGAGCTGGGGGCACCCCCTTGCGCCTTAGGGTAGCCCTACCCTGGGTATTTGGGGCCCACTTCCTCAACACCCACCCCGACCTTTTAGAGGAAGAAGGCCTTGCTTCCCTGATGGCCCAGTCTCCGAATGAGAAAGCTCAGGAAAGGCTTCTTTTAGGTTTTCTTGCCCTACAGGACCTCAGGCCCGAGCTTCCGCGCCTTGCTTTACCCGCCTTGGTCCTTTATGGGGAGGAAGATCTGCTTTTCCCCAAGCCCTATGCGCAAGCCTTGGCTGAGGCCCTTAGAGCGGAGCTTCAAGCCTTGCCTACGGGCCACGCGGCGTCCCTGGAGGATCCCCCTGCCTTCGCCCGTGCCGTGAGGCAGTTCCTGGAGGCAGTCCATGCTTAG
- a CDS encoding class I adenylate-forming enzyme family protein has protein sequence MFEANWLERLAEYHPERKAVFFQNTWLTYGDLYRRARKTAGALQSLGVGQGDRVGLLAWNHPAYLDLLFAAPLLGHILTPFNHRLSLPELQALYAYTEPRVLFYGEGFQEMAQALDPKALPLEVLLEGTEMGCEAGMGPEDPVLLLFTGGTTGLPKGALIPYRQLLINAIQTAFSWGLTREDRYILATPMFHAALNALATPLLYLGGSVVIEERFRPDEYLALAQAHRPTILFLVPTMFQMLLETPGFTEADLSFVRFAISGGAPCPSPVREAFRRKGVRFKQGYGLTECGVNCFTLELEEAEAYPESVGRPMPHLRARVVGEDGGEVQVGETGELWLSGSVVMKGYFRRPEENAKAFVYDGERLWLRTGDLAFRDEGGRFYIAGRRKEMFISGGENVYPGEVERALYDHPAVREAAVVGVPDPKWGEVGIAFVVLREPLESEVLRAFLRERLAGYKVPKHIVFLEELPKSGPGKVQKEVLKKVWEEKYGQA, from the coding sequence GTGTTTGAGGCCAACTGGCTGGAAAGGCTGGCCGAATACCATCCAGAGCGTAAAGCCGTCTTCTTTCAAAACACCTGGCTCACTTATGGGGATCTTTACCGCAGGGCGCGGAAAACCGCGGGCGCGCTCCAGAGCCTAGGAGTGGGCCAAGGGGACCGGGTGGGCCTCCTGGCCTGGAATCACCCCGCTTACCTGGACCTTCTCTTCGCCGCCCCCCTTCTCGGCCACATCCTCACCCCCTTTAACCACCGCCTAAGCTTGCCCGAACTGCAAGCCCTTTACGCCTACACCGAGCCCCGGGTGCTCTTCTACGGGGAGGGCTTTCAGGAAATGGCCCAGGCCCTGGATCCCAAGGCACTTCCCCTCGAGGTCCTCTTAGAGGGAACGGAAATGGGGTGCGAGGCGGGGATGGGTCCGGAAGACCCCGTCCTCCTTCTCTTCACTGGGGGCACCACCGGCCTACCCAAAGGGGCCCTGATCCCCTACCGTCAGCTTCTGATCAACGCCATCCAGACCGCTTTCTCCTGGGGGCTTACCCGGGAGGACCGGTACATCCTGGCGACCCCCATGTTCCACGCCGCCCTGAACGCCCTGGCCACCCCTCTCCTATACCTGGGGGGGAGCGTGGTGATCGAGGAGCGCTTCCGCCCTGACGAGTACCTAGCCCTGGCCCAGGCCCACCGCCCCACCATCCTCTTCTTGGTACCCACCATGTTCCAAATGCTCTTGGAAACTCCTGGCTTCACAGAAGCTGACCTTTCTTTCGTGCGCTTCGCCATCTCCGGAGGAGCCCCCTGCCCTAGCCCGGTGCGGGAAGCCTTCCGCAGGAAAGGGGTGCGCTTCAAGCAGGGCTACGGCCTCACGGAGTGCGGCGTGAACTGCTTCACCCTGGAGCTGGAAGAGGCCGAGGCCTACCCCGAGAGCGTGGGCCGGCCCATGCCCCACTTAAGGGCTCGCGTGGTGGGGGAGGATGGAGGGGAAGTCCAGGTAGGGGAAACCGGGGAGCTTTGGCTTTCGGGAAGCGTGGTCATGAAGGGGTATTTCCGCCGCCCTGAGGAAAACGCCAAGGCCTTCGTCTATGACGGGGAAAGACTCTGGCTTAGGACCGGGGACCTGGCCTTCCGAGATGAGGGAGGCCGCTTCTACATCGCAGGGCGCAGGAAGGAAATGTTCATCTCCGGAGGGGAGAACGTCTACCCCGGGGAGGTGGAGCGGGCCCTCTACGACCACCCAGCGGTACGGGAGGCCGCCGTAGTGGGGGTACCCGACCCCAAGTGGGGCGAGGTGGGGATAGCCTTCGTGGTCCTAAGGGAACCGCTGGAGTCAGAGGTCCTTCGCGCCTTCCTGCGGGAGCGCCTGGCGGGGTACAAGGTTCCCAAACACATCGTCTTCCTGGAGGAACTTCCCAAATCCGGCCCGGGAAAGGTGCAGAAGGAAGTGCTGAAAAAGGTGTGGGAGGAGAAGTATGGCCAGGCTTAG